CGCACCGTTATTAGAGGTGTGGAAATCAACTGCGAAATCTGAAATACAGTCCGATAGGATTGGACCTTGAAAATCAGTTACAACTACGTCGAAAGCGAACCTTAGGAAGAATATTCCGTCGGTTGTTTCAACTAAAATTGTTGAAGTTCCCTTAGGGAATTGGAAATTCGAAATATCGCCGATCCCAAAATCTAGGGTATCACCTGCATCATCAAAAATGGTGTAAAAAACATCAAGGTTTCCAAAACAAGTATCAATACCGTTTGGAAGGTCGATGTCAGCAATTGCGTAACAGAATGCAGAATCAGTTTCTAAAAGTAGAGTTGAGTATCCGAAATCAGATGTATCAACTGGAGTACCTGCGTTATCAACAAAAACAGGAACGTTGTCATCGGTAACAGTAACCTCAGCAGTACAAGGAACTGCGTTTCCAGTAGAATCTACTAATACAAAAGATACTACGTTAATTCCTTCACCAAACTGAATAGTATCAGGAAGGAATCCAGCAGCGTCAGCCAATACCGTATCGGTAATAACACCGTCAAATAAGTCTACAACAGACCAAATAACTTTTGGCTTAGATTGTGCTTGACAGTTATCAGAACCTGTTGGGATTTGAACTGTGTTAGCAGGAAGGGTTGCAAAACATTCGTTTGGATCTGTCGTTAAAGCGTAGATTTCATTACATCCTGTGTTAGGATCGTAAAGTGGTGCTTGTCTATCTCTTACCGTAACAGGTATAATACAAACGTCATCTACTTCGAATACGTATTGAATTTCGTAACGCCCAACCGGTAAGGTAATGGGTTGAGTGTTAGGATTAACTGGAAGTACAGCATTGGTGCTAAGGTCTACCACTCTTGGATACCCAGCTTCAAGCGCTTCTCCGTCCCCAGAGAAAGGAATATTCCAAGTAATTTGAGTGTTTTCACATGTACCAGAGGCTGCGTTAAAAAACTTAGCTCCGTCACATTGTTGAACGTTATTGGCCATAACCAATTCGTTGCGAAGGAATTTCGCAAAAACGGAGTTTCCGTTCTTTACAATGCTTTGGTTTGTTTGGGTTTGTTCTGTCGCATCTAAACTGTGATTTTTAGATAAGACATAATTATTGCTAAAAGCACTTACACACCAAGTGGTAAGGCCGAGCAATAACAGTAGCGATTTCCTCATGTCAGTTAATTTTAATTTTTCGTTGTTGGGCGCTTTTTATGCATTATAACAGCGAACAAAATTATAAATTAAATTAAGCGGGCGAAATTTTGTAGACTTTTTTTACTTTGCCCGTCTATCAAGGGAAACAGCTGGTTTTTTAGGGTTGATTTTTAACTGAGATGTGGTCTGATTTCATTTGCTTATATCCCCCTGTATCTATTACTGCCGTTGTGATTGTCGGATTTTGTACAAAGCGATATTTTTTAAGTCTTTACAAGTAATCCAAGGTGTGCTGTTCAAAACTTCAAAGGCCTTGTAATTACAAGACTTGAGGAAAATCACATAATTTTTTATATCCCTGGTCATTAGTTAACTTTTTGCAAATCGTACATCCAGTTTGTAGCAATACCGTATGTTAGTCTAAAATCCCAATTAAAAATGAGGTTTATAATTTTATTTGCTATTACCCTGTTTTATCAATGTGGAAATGCACAATCCTACAATTTTAAATTTCAAGCGCATCAACCTCCGAGCCATGCGGTTTGGACAGAGCTTTTGAGTAAAAATGTAGATGAAAAAGGAAAAGTAAATTACCGCGGATTTATAGGAGACAGTACCAAGCTTAACAGCTATCTGGAAACGCTTTCAAAAAATCCTCCTCACGAAACTAAATGGACAAAGGAAGATCAGATTGCCTATTGGATTAACGCATACAATGCCTTCACCGTTCAATTGATAATTAGAAATTATCCGGTGGAGAGCATTAAGGATATAGGCGGGAAAATTCCTTTTATCAATAGTTCATGGGATATTAAATTTATAGCAATAGGAGGCGAGGTGTTCGAC
The window above is part of the Luteibaculum oceani genome. Proteins encoded here:
- a CDS encoding DUF547 domain-containing protein; the protein is MRFIILFAITLFYQCGNAQSYNFKFQAHQPPSHAVWTELLSKNVDEKGKVNYRGFIGDSTKLNSYLETLSKNPPHETKWTKEDQIAYWINAYNAFTVQLIIRNYPVESIKDIGGKIPFINSSWDIKFIAIGGEVFDLNNLEHGILRKYFNEPRIHFAVNCASISCPKLRNEAYEGKKLNAQLSDQTKSFLADTSKNKFLSAEKAELSKLFKWFTGDFTKNESLISFINRYAPKKLNKDADIDYLEYNWSLNE